A window of Mangifera indica cultivar Alphonso chromosome 13, CATAS_Mindica_2.1, whole genome shotgun sequence contains these coding sequences:
- the LOC123194801 gene encoding CCR4-NOT transcription complex subunit 10-B-like isoform X2, translating to MDSWDSTQSTNANKSPDDDGVLSVSATLAKEAALYFQSRKFDECIDLLNQLLEKKPDDLKILHNIAIAEYCRDGCTDAKKLLDSLNNVKRSEELAHSSGEHVENSSNLGNKAILASKGSDASGHQFSAANSGSFVYMDEFDASVAKLNIAVIWFHLHEYAKALSILEPLYQNIEPIEETTALQICLLLLDIALACHDASRSADVLIYLEKIFGVGCVSQGDSGSMALQQSANLLAKYSAVPAGSSVADGSNSDLAASVNASESPLTRTLSEETLEDDTVLALSTLEISGQNLVRPIGLSCVNDLSRTLLDKSISTVDLKLKLQLYKVRFLLLTRNLKQAKREVKHAMNIARGRDSSMALFLKSQLEFARGNHRKAIKLLLASSSRTEMAISSMFNNNLGCIYYQFSKCHVSSLFFSKALSNSASLRKDKPPKLLTFSQDKSLLITYNCGVQYLACGKPILAARCFQKASLVFYKRPLLWLRLAECCLMALEKGLTVAGCAPSDRSEVRVHVVGRGKWRHLLIEEGISNKGHVDSVEKHDLLFGSDAQPKLSLSLARQCLTNALHLLNFPDSNYSKFGLPHNSFVEGNEFSESASSKYSNHKSIPGIDSKIPVGLGQVTANGDAKEQKGGTTLEIIQNSVSCYEDICRREILMIKQALFANLAFVELELENPVKALFAARSLLELPDCSRIYIFLGHVYAAEALCLLSKPKEAAEHFLKYLSEGNNVDLPFSQEDCEQWRGQKTVDCEELNGGSVSVKNSSPEDCQDIILPKPEEARGTLYANIAALYAVQGELDRAHQFVTQALSLLPRNAEATMTAIYVDLMLGKSQEAIARLKQCSHVSFLSSGLQLSQSC from the exons ATGGATTCTTGGGATTCAACGCAATCAACCAACGCCAATAAGTCCCCTGACGACGATGGCGTTCTTTCCGTCTCTGCCACTCTAGCTAAAGAAGCCGCTCTCTACTTTCAGTCTCGCAAGTTCGATGAGTGCATCGATTTACTTAATCAGCTCTTGGAAAAGAAACCTGACGATCTTAAG aTTCTACATAACATTGCAATTGCGGAATATTGCCGGGATGGTTGTACAGATGCAAAGAAGTTGCTTGATTCACTTAATAATGTGAAG AGAAGTGAAGAACTTGCACATTCATCTGGAGAACATGTTGAGAATTCTAGCAATCTTGGAAACAAAGCTATTTTGGCTTCAAAAGGCAGCGACGCATCAGGTCATCAATTTTCTGCTGCAAATAGTGGCAGTTTCGTTTACATGGATGAATTTGACGCTTCTGTGGCAAAACTAAACATT GCGGTTATCTGGTTTCATCTTCATGAATATGCAAAGGCATTATCAATACTAGAAcctttatatcaaaatattgaaCCGATAGAAGAG ACAACAGCTCTTCAAATTTGCCTCTTGTTGCTTGATATTGCTCTTGCATGCCATGATGCATCGAGATCTGCT GATGTTTTAATTTACTTGGAAAAAATTTTCGGTGTCGGTTGTGTGAGTCAAGGTGACTCTGGAAGCATGGCACTGCAACAGTCCGCTAATCTACTTGCAAAATATTCCGCTGTTCCAGCAGGTTCATCAGTTGCAGATGGTTCTAATTCAGATTTAGCTGCTAGTGTAAATGCCTCTGAAAGTCCTTTAACAAGAACTTTATCAGAGGAGACACTTGAGGATGATACAGTGTTGGCATTGTCAACTCTGGAGATCAGTGGTCAGAATTTAGTGAGGCCGATTGGTCTTTCATGTGTAAATGATCTGTCAAGGACCCTACTTGATAAATCTATCTCTACTGTTGATCTGAAGCTCAAGTTGCAACTATACAAGGTTCGCTTTCTTCTTCTCACTAGAAACCTGAAGCAAGCAAAGCGCGAAGTCAAGCATGCTATGAACATTGCACGTGGGAGGGATTCATCCATGGCTCTTTTCTTGAAGTCCCAACTTGAATTTGCTCGTGGGAACCACCGCAAAGCTATTAAGTTGTTATTGGCATCAAGTAGCCGGACAGAGATGGCTATTTCAAGCATGTTTAACAACAATCTTGGTTGCATTTACTACCAATTCAGCAAGTGCCATGTATCATCACTTTTCTTTTCCAAGGCACTAAGTAATTCTGCATCCCTTCGGAAGGACAAGCCTCCTAAGCTATTAACTTTCTCCCAGGATAAATCTCTCCTCATAACATATAACTGTGGTGTGCAGTATCTGGCTTGTGGAAAGCCAATATTAGCTGCTCGCTGTTTCCAGAAGGCAAGCTTAGTTTTTTACAAACGGCCTCTCTTGTGGCTTAGACTTGCTGAATGCTGCTTAATGGCTTTGGAAAAGGGACTAACTGTGGCAGGTTGTGCTCCATCTGACAGATCAGAAGTGAGAGTTCATGTAGTTGGCAGAGGGAAATGGAGGCATCTTCTAATTGAGGAAGGTATTTCTAACAAGGGGCATGTGGATTCTGTAGAAAAACATGACTTACTTTTTGGCAGTGATGCGCAGCCGAAGCTTTCTTTATCTCTTGCACGGCAGTGTCTCACTAATGCCTTGCACTTATTGAATTTTCCTGACTCAAATTATTCGAAGTTTGGTTTGCCCCATAATTCATTTGTGGAGGGAAATGAATTCAGTGAATCAGCATCGTCAAAGTATTCAAACCACAAAAGCATACCTGGAATTGATTCCAAGATACCAGTAGGCTTAGGTCAGGTTACTGCAAATGGGGATGCCAAAGAGCAAAAAGGAGGGACAACTCTGGAGATCATACAGAATTCTGTGTCTTGTTATGAGGATATTTGTAGAAGAGAAATCCTAATGATTAAGCAAGCTCTGTTTGCAAACTTGGCATTTGTAGAGTTGGAACTGGAAAATCCTGTGAAGGCCCTCTTTGCTGCAAGGTCTCTCTTGGAACTCCCAGATTGTTCGAGAATTTACATCTTTTTGGGTCATGTATATGCAGCAGAGGCACTCTGCTTACTGAGCAAGCCTAAAGAAGCTGCAGAGCATTTCTTGAAATATCTGTCTGAAGGTAATAATGTTGATTTGCCATTCAGTCAAGAAGACTGTGAACAATGGCGAGGGCAGAAAACTGTTGATTGTGAAGAGTTAAATGGGGGATCGGTGTCTGTTAAGAATTCTTCCCCAGAGgactgtcaagatattatcttACCAAAGCCAGAAGAGGCACGTGGAACCCTTTACGCAAATATTGCTGCATTGTATGCAGTGCAAGGAGAACTGGATCGAGCCCATCAGTTTGTGACACAAGCATTGTCCCTGTTACCTAGAAATGCAGAAGCCACCATGACTGCAATATACGTGGATCTCATGCTTGGCAAGTCGCAAGAAGCTATTGCCAGGCTAAAACAGTGTAGTCACGTGAGTTTCCTCTCCAGTGGTTTACAATTGAGTCAGTCTTGCTGA
- the LOC123194801 gene encoding CCR4-NOT transcription complex subunit 10-B-like isoform X1, whose amino-acid sequence MDSWDSTQSTNANKSPDDDGVLSVSATLAKEAALYFQSRKFDECIDLLNQLLEKKPDDLKILHNIAIAEYCRDGCTDAKKLLDSLNNVKKRSEELAHSSGEHVENSSNLGNKAILASKGSDASGHQFSAANSGSFVYMDEFDASVAKLNIAVIWFHLHEYAKALSILEPLYQNIEPIEETTALQICLLLLDIALACHDASRSADVLIYLEKIFGVGCVSQGDSGSMALQQSANLLAKYSAVPAGSSVADGSNSDLAASVNASESPLTRTLSEETLEDDTVLALSTLEISGQNLVRPIGLSCVNDLSRTLLDKSISTVDLKLKLQLYKVRFLLLTRNLKQAKREVKHAMNIARGRDSSMALFLKSQLEFARGNHRKAIKLLLASSSRTEMAISSMFNNNLGCIYYQFSKCHVSSLFFSKALSNSASLRKDKPPKLLTFSQDKSLLITYNCGVQYLACGKPILAARCFQKASLVFYKRPLLWLRLAECCLMALEKGLTVAGCAPSDRSEVRVHVVGRGKWRHLLIEEGISNKGHVDSVEKHDLLFGSDAQPKLSLSLARQCLTNALHLLNFPDSNYSKFGLPHNSFVEGNEFSESASSKYSNHKSIPGIDSKIPVGLGQVTANGDAKEQKGGTTLEIIQNSVSCYEDICRREILMIKQALFANLAFVELELENPVKALFAARSLLELPDCSRIYIFLGHVYAAEALCLLSKPKEAAEHFLKYLSEGNNVDLPFSQEDCEQWRGQKTVDCEELNGGSVSVKNSSPEDCQDIILPKPEEARGTLYANIAALYAVQGELDRAHQFVTQALSLLPRNAEATMTAIYVDLMLGKSQEAIARLKQCSHVSFLSSGLQLSQSC is encoded by the exons ATGGATTCTTGGGATTCAACGCAATCAACCAACGCCAATAAGTCCCCTGACGACGATGGCGTTCTTTCCGTCTCTGCCACTCTAGCTAAAGAAGCCGCTCTCTACTTTCAGTCTCGCAAGTTCGATGAGTGCATCGATTTACTTAATCAGCTCTTGGAAAAGAAACCTGACGATCTTAAG aTTCTACATAACATTGCAATTGCGGAATATTGCCGGGATGGTTGTACAGATGCAAAGAAGTTGCTTGATTCACTTAATAATGTGAAG AAGAGAAGTGAAGAACTTGCACATTCATCTGGAGAACATGTTGAGAATTCTAGCAATCTTGGAAACAAAGCTATTTTGGCTTCAAAAGGCAGCGACGCATCAGGTCATCAATTTTCTGCTGCAAATAGTGGCAGTTTCGTTTACATGGATGAATTTGACGCTTCTGTGGCAAAACTAAACATT GCGGTTATCTGGTTTCATCTTCATGAATATGCAAAGGCATTATCAATACTAGAAcctttatatcaaaatattgaaCCGATAGAAGAG ACAACAGCTCTTCAAATTTGCCTCTTGTTGCTTGATATTGCTCTTGCATGCCATGATGCATCGAGATCTGCT GATGTTTTAATTTACTTGGAAAAAATTTTCGGTGTCGGTTGTGTGAGTCAAGGTGACTCTGGAAGCATGGCACTGCAACAGTCCGCTAATCTACTTGCAAAATATTCCGCTGTTCCAGCAGGTTCATCAGTTGCAGATGGTTCTAATTCAGATTTAGCTGCTAGTGTAAATGCCTCTGAAAGTCCTTTAACAAGAACTTTATCAGAGGAGACACTTGAGGATGATACAGTGTTGGCATTGTCAACTCTGGAGATCAGTGGTCAGAATTTAGTGAGGCCGATTGGTCTTTCATGTGTAAATGATCTGTCAAGGACCCTACTTGATAAATCTATCTCTACTGTTGATCTGAAGCTCAAGTTGCAACTATACAAGGTTCGCTTTCTTCTTCTCACTAGAAACCTGAAGCAAGCAAAGCGCGAAGTCAAGCATGCTATGAACATTGCACGTGGGAGGGATTCATCCATGGCTCTTTTCTTGAAGTCCCAACTTGAATTTGCTCGTGGGAACCACCGCAAAGCTATTAAGTTGTTATTGGCATCAAGTAGCCGGACAGAGATGGCTATTTCAAGCATGTTTAACAACAATCTTGGTTGCATTTACTACCAATTCAGCAAGTGCCATGTATCATCACTTTTCTTTTCCAAGGCACTAAGTAATTCTGCATCCCTTCGGAAGGACAAGCCTCCTAAGCTATTAACTTTCTCCCAGGATAAATCTCTCCTCATAACATATAACTGTGGTGTGCAGTATCTGGCTTGTGGAAAGCCAATATTAGCTGCTCGCTGTTTCCAGAAGGCAAGCTTAGTTTTTTACAAACGGCCTCTCTTGTGGCTTAGACTTGCTGAATGCTGCTTAATGGCTTTGGAAAAGGGACTAACTGTGGCAGGTTGTGCTCCATCTGACAGATCAGAAGTGAGAGTTCATGTAGTTGGCAGAGGGAAATGGAGGCATCTTCTAATTGAGGAAGGTATTTCTAACAAGGGGCATGTGGATTCTGTAGAAAAACATGACTTACTTTTTGGCAGTGATGCGCAGCCGAAGCTTTCTTTATCTCTTGCACGGCAGTGTCTCACTAATGCCTTGCACTTATTGAATTTTCCTGACTCAAATTATTCGAAGTTTGGTTTGCCCCATAATTCATTTGTGGAGGGAAATGAATTCAGTGAATCAGCATCGTCAAAGTATTCAAACCACAAAAGCATACCTGGAATTGATTCCAAGATACCAGTAGGCTTAGGTCAGGTTACTGCAAATGGGGATGCCAAAGAGCAAAAAGGAGGGACAACTCTGGAGATCATACAGAATTCTGTGTCTTGTTATGAGGATATTTGTAGAAGAGAAATCCTAATGATTAAGCAAGCTCTGTTTGCAAACTTGGCATTTGTAGAGTTGGAACTGGAAAATCCTGTGAAGGCCCTCTTTGCTGCAAGGTCTCTCTTGGAACTCCCAGATTGTTCGAGAATTTACATCTTTTTGGGTCATGTATATGCAGCAGAGGCACTCTGCTTACTGAGCAAGCCTAAAGAAGCTGCAGAGCATTTCTTGAAATATCTGTCTGAAGGTAATAATGTTGATTTGCCATTCAGTCAAGAAGACTGTGAACAATGGCGAGGGCAGAAAACTGTTGATTGTGAAGAGTTAAATGGGGGATCGGTGTCTGTTAAGAATTCTTCCCCAGAGgactgtcaagatattatcttACCAAAGCCAGAAGAGGCACGTGGAACCCTTTACGCAAATATTGCTGCATTGTATGCAGTGCAAGGAGAACTGGATCGAGCCCATCAGTTTGTGACACAAGCATTGTCCCTGTTACCTAGAAATGCAGAAGCCACCATGACTGCAATATACGTGGATCTCATGCTTGGCAAGTCGCAAGAAGCTATTGCCAGGCTAAAACAGTGTAGTCACGTGAGTTTCCTCTCCAGTGGTTTACAATTGAGTCAGTCTTGCTGA
- the LOC123195186 gene encoding probable galactinol--sucrose galactosyltransferase 6, producing the protein MASNSCYSFRSPTIYARSFIYSPSSLHSLVACALNISKSRSKHFTKRLSSSDIPGSLHFEILSFKKTELTPKKKLYKKEVKEMTIKPAIRISDRNLIVKDRTILTQVPDNVIATSGSSTGLVEGVFLGAAFDEENSRHVVSLGALQDVRFMACFRFKLWWMAQKMGDQGKDIPLETQFLLVETKDGSHLESDNGNEDNQIVYTVFLPLIEGSFRACLQGNENDELELCLESGDADTKASSFTHSLFLHAGTDPFVTITEAFRAVKFHLKTFRLRHEKKLPGIVDYFGWCTWDAFYQEVTQEGVEAGLEGLAASGTPPKFVIIDDGWQSVSGDYNIGSSTDEKDKKQQPLLRLTGIKENEKFRNKEDPTVGIKNIVSIAKQKHGLKYVYVWHAITGYWGGVRPGVKGMEEYESLMRYPRVSQGVVENEPTWKSDAMAIQGLGLVNPKNVYKFYNELHGYLASAGVDGVKVDVQCILETLGAGLGGRVELTRQYHQALDASVARNFPDNGCIACMSHNTDALYCSKQTALVRASDDFYPREPTSQTIHIAAVAYNSVFLGEIMQPDWDMFHSLHPAAEFHGSARAISGGPIYVSDAPGKHNFELLKKLVLPDGSILRARLPGRPTRDCLFSDPARDGVSLLKIWNMNKYTGVLGVYNCQGAAWNTAARKNTFHQTKNNALTGQIRGRDVHLIAEAAVDTDWTGDCAVYSHGTGELITLPYNAALPVSLKVLEHEIFTVTPIKVLAPGFSFAPLGLINMFNAGGAIDGLFYELKGRVKLLEVENGGEVDGTRVENYSNELVANVYMEVKGCGKFGAYSSAKPIRCIVDSNEVQFHYDSTYGLLTVNLDILPVDDKKVHFVDVTL; encoded by the exons ATGGCGTCAAATTCTTGTTACAGTTTCAGATCTCCAACTATATATGCCAGATCTTTTATTTATTCGCCATCATCACTACATTCACTTGTTGCTTGTGCTCTTAACATTTCAAAATCAAGATCAAAACATTTTACCAAAAGACTTTCTTCTTCTG ATATCCCCGGAAGCCTACATTTTGAGATTCTTTCTTTTAAG AAAACTGAGTTAACACCGAAGAAGAAACTTTACAAAAAAGAAGTTAAAGAGATGACGATTAAACCGGCTATTAGGATTTCCGACAGGAACCTAATTGTAAAGGATCGTACGATCCTTACGCAAGTACCGGACAATGTAATCGCCACATCCGGTTCATCAACCGGTCTGGTCGAGGGAGTGTTTCTGGGCGCGGCCTTCGATGAAGAAAACAGCAGGCATGTGGTCTCTTTAGGAGCTCTACAAGACGTCCGCTTTATGGCGTGCTTTAGATTCAAGTTATGGTGGATGGCTCAGAAAATGGGTGACCAAGGCAAAGATATTCCACTCGAGACTCAATTTTTATTGGTCGAAACGAAGGACGGGTCCCACCTCGAATCTGACAACGGAAACGAAGACAATCAGATCGTCTACACGGTCTTCCTCCCTCTGATCGAAGGCTCCTTCCGCGCGTGTTTACAAGGAAACGAAAACGACGAACTGGAATTGTGTTTAGAAAGCGGCGACGCTGACACCAAAGCGTCGTCATTTACTCACTCTCTGTTTCTCCATGCTGGCACCGATCCTTTCGTCACAATCACCGAAGCATTCCGGGCCGTTAAATTTCATCTCAAAACCTTCCGTCTCCGGCACGAAAAGAAATTGCCTGGTATCGTCGATTATTTCGGTTGGTGCACGTGGGACGCATTTTACCAAGAGGTTACTCAAGAAGGTGTAGAGGCTGGGCTGGAGGGTCTTGCAGCCAGTGGGACACCCCCGAAGTTCGTGATCATCGACGACGGCTGGCAATCGGTCAGTGGAGATTATAATATTGGTTCAAGTACCGATGAAAAAGACAAGAAACAACAGCCGTTGCTTAGGTTGACTGGTATAAAAGAAAACGAAAAATTTCGAAACAAGGAAGATCCAACGGTTGGGATTAAGAATATCGTGAGCATTGCGAAACAAAAACACGGGTTAAAATACGTGTACGTGTGGCATGCGATCACGGGGTACTGGGGTGGGGTCCGTCCAGGGGTCAAGGGAATGGAGGAATACGAGTCGTTGATGAGGTACCCAAGGGTGTCGCAAGGAGTGGTCGAGAATGAGCCCACATGGAAAAGCGATGCAATGGCGATACAGGGATTGGGTTTGGTGAATCCGAAGAATGTGTACAAGTTTTACAACGAGCTGCATGGTTATCTAGCGTCTGCTGGTGTAGACGGAGTTAAGGTGGACGTGCAGTGTATATTGGAGACGCTTGGGGCAGGATTAGGTGGACGGGTTGAGTTAACGAGACAGTATCATCAAGCTCTGGATGCGTCTGTAGCGAGGAACTTCCCTGATAATGGGTGCATCGCATGCATGAGCCACAATACTGATGCGCTTTActg TTCGAAACAGACGGCATTGGTGAGAGCATCAGATGATTTCTACCCGCGGGAGCCAACATCACAGACAATCCATATAGCAGCAGTGGCATATAATAGCGTATTTCTGGGAGAAATTATGCAACCGGATTGGGACATGTTCCATTCACTACATCCTGCGGCCGAATTCCATGGATCAGCTCGTGCGATAAGCGGTGGCCCCATTTATGTCAG TGATGCACCTGGAAAGCACAACTTTGAGCTACTAAAGAAACTTGTCCTGCCTGATGGGTCCATCCTTCGAGCCCGCTTGCCTGGCCGCCCCACTCGTGACTGCTTGTTCTCTGACCCTGCCCGTGACGGTGTCAG CTTGTTAAAGATATGGAACATGAACAAGTACACAGGAGTGTTGGGGGTGTACAATTGCCAAGGTGCTGCATGGAACACAGCTGCAAGAAAGAACACATTCCACCAAACCAAAAACAACGCCTTAACTGGACAAATAAGGGGCCGTGATGTCCACCTCATAGCGGAAGCTGCCGTGGACACTGACTGGACTGGTGACTGTGCCGTCTATTCTCACGGAACTGGGGAACTCATCACACTCCCTTACAATGCAGCATTGCCAGTGTCCCTAAAAGTCCTTGAGCATGAAATCTTCACAGTCACACCCATCAAAGTCTTGGCACCCGGATTCAGCTTTGCACCCTTGGGCTTGATCAACATGTTCAATGCTGGCGGTGCTATTGATGGGCTGTTCTATGAACTAAAAGGCAGAGTTAAGCTATTGGAGGTTGAAAATGGAGGTGAAGTTGATGGTACAAGAGTGGAGAATTATAGCAATGAGTTGGTGGCAAATGTTTATATGGAAGTTAAAGGGTGTGGGAAGTTTGGTGCTTATTCCTCAGCAAAGCCTATAAGGTGCATTGTGGATTCAAATGAGGTTCAATTTCATTATGATTCAACATATGGGTTGTTGACGGTTAACTTAGATATATTGCCGGTGGACGACAAGAAAGTCCATTTTGTGGATGTTAccttataa